A region from the Gossypium hirsutum isolate 1008001.06 chromosome A08, Gossypium_hirsutum_v2.1, whole genome shotgun sequence genome encodes:
- the LOC107955872 gene encoding uncharacterized protein has product MENGGILLEKQVIDIYKTNKPKPPTTRLQKHAPAPLQLSQMKSNTTVIETGATPIPLLTPLAYSPSPFSETRESVFPIDDHMESVVQAPMGTAIGWQNLPVGSGYAEPSTLFFLFQNKFLIVNDAQ; this is encoded by the coding sequence atggaAAACGGTGGGATCTTACTTGAGAAACAAGTTATCGACATTTACAAAACCAATAAGCCGAAACCGCCCACCACCAGGCTTCAAAAGCATGCCCCGGCACCTCTTCAGCTCAGTCAGATGAAGTCCAACACCACTGTTATCGAAACAGGGGCAACACCAAtcccattgcttacaccgttggCTTATTCGCCGAGTCCGTTTTCGGAGACGCGAGAATCCGTGTTTCCGATCGATGATCACATGGAATCTGTGGTACAAGCACCGATGGGGACCGCGATCGGGTGGCAAAATCTTCCAGTCGGATCGGGATACGCAGAACCTTCCACAttgttctttttgtttcaaaataaatttcttattgTCAATGATGCACAGTGA
- the LOC107953097 gene encoding 17.3 kDa class I heat shock protein: MSLIPSFFGNRRSNNVFDPFSLDVWDALKDFPVSTRSPETSDFVDARIDWRETPEAHVFKADVPGLKKEEVKVEVEDDRVLQISGERNVEKEDKNDTWHRLERSSGKFMRRFRLLENVKMDQVKASMENGVLTVTVPKMEVKKPDVKAIDISG, from the coding sequence ATGTCATTGATTCCAAGCTTCTTCGGCAACAGGCGCAGCAACAACGTGTTCGACCCATTCTCTCTCGACGTTTGGGACGCACTCAAGGACTTCCCCGTCTCAACACGGTCACCAGAAACCTCCGACTTCGTCGACGCTCGGATTGACTGGAGGGAAACGCCGGAAGCTCACGTGTTCAAAGCCGATGTGCCGGGGCTTAAGAAAGAAGAAGTGAAAGTAGAGGTAGAAGATGATAGGGTGTTACAGATAAGTGGAGAAAGGAACGTGGAGAAAGAAGATAAGAACGATACGTGGCACCGCCTTGAACGGAGCAGCGGCAAGTTTATGAGGAGGTTCAGGTTGCTGGAAAATGTTAAGATGGATCAAGTTAAGGCTTCAATGGAAAATGGGGTGCTTACTGTGACTGTTCCGAAAATGGAAGTTAAAAAGCCTGATGTCAAGGCTATTGATATTTctggttaa
- the LOC107955873 gene encoding histone H4, whose translation MSGRGKGGKGLGKGGAKRHRKVLRDNIQGITKPAIRRLARRGGVKRISGLIYEETRGVLKIFLENVIRDAVTYTEHARRKTVTAMDVVYALKRQGRTLYGFGG comes from the coding sequence ATGTCAGGAAGAGGAAAGGGAGGCAAGGGTCTTGGCAAGGGAGGAGCTAAGCGCCACCGTAAGGTCCTCCGCGACAACATCCAGGGTATCACAAAGCCGGCAATTCGACGCCTTGCCCGTAGGGGAGGAGTGAAGCGTATCAGCGGCTTAATCTACGAGGAAACCCGCGGGGTTCTCAAGATCTTCTTGGAGAACGTCATTCGCGATGCGGTCACATACACCGAACACGCCAGGAGAAAGACGGTGACTGCCATGGATGTGGTTTATGCACTGAAGAGGCAGGGTAGGACTTTGTATGGATTTGGTGGTTAG
- the LOC107953099 gene encoding DNA-directed RNA polymerase II subunit RPB7, translating to MFFHIVLERNMQLHPRHFGRNLRENLVSKLMKDVEGTCSGRHGFVVAITGIENVGKGLIRDGTGFVTFPVKYQCVVFRPFKGEILEAAVTMVNKMGFFAEAGPVQIFVSNHLIPDDMEFQSGDMPNYTTSDGSVKIQKDSEVRLKIIGTRVDATEIFCIGTIKDDFLGVINDPTTA from the exons atgttttttcACATAGTATTAGAGAGGAACATGCAATTGCATCCACGCCACTTCGGTCGTAACCTACGGGAAAACCTCGTATCCAAGCTCATGAAAGATGTCGAGGGCACTTGCAG TGGTAGACATGGTTTTGTGGTGGCAATAACGGGTATCGAAAACGTTGGGAAAGGTTTGATTCGAGATGGGACCGGGTTTGTGACATTCCCTGTGAAGTATCAATGTGTTGTTTTCAGACCATTTAAAGGGGAAATCTTGGAAGCTGCTGTTACTATGGTGAACAAG ATGGGGTTCTTTGCCGAAGCCGGGCCTGTTCAAATTTTTGTTTCGAACCAT TTGATTCCGGATGATATGGAGTTTCAATCCGGAGATATGCCAAATTATACTACGTCTGATGGATCG GTTAAGATTCAAAAGGACAGTGAAGTTCGCTTGAAGATAATTGGAACTCGAGTAGATGCTACTGAAATA TTTTGTATTGGAACCATAAAGGATGATTTCTTGGGTGTGATTAATGATCCGACAACAGCTTAA
- the LOC107955871 gene encoding copper transporter 6 — MVVQNHERDPFLNLLSIDSTKETISKPKNMKMGHLTLFWGKNTEDIFPGWSGGSFCSYFFGLIWVFLLSFMVERLSHTKFIKQGTNHVVAGLLQTLMYATRVALAYLVMLAVMSFNVGVLLASVGGYAVGFLVYGSRAFRKADFIQYEESSDIPPLNC, encoded by the coding sequence ATGGTAGTACAAAATCATGAGCGGGATCCCTTTTTAAATTTGCTTTCAATTGACTCCACCAAAGAAACCATAAGCAAACCCAAGAACATGAAGATGGGACACTTAACATTATTTTGGGGCAAAAACACAGAGGATATTTTCCCAGGATGGTCAGGTGGAAGCTTCTGTTCTTATTTCTTTGGGTTAATTTGGGTGTTTCTTCTTTCATTCATGGTGGAACGACTTTCCCACACAAAGTTTATCAAGCAAGGGACCAATCATGTCGTTGCAGGGCTTTTGCAGACACTTATGTATGCAACCAGGGTGGCTTTGGCTTACTTAGTGATGTTGGCTGTCATGTCGTTTAACGTTGGTGTTCTTTTAGCTTCGGTTGGTGGGTATGCTGTTGGGTTCTTGGTTTATGGGAGTCGGGCTTTTAGGAAGGCAGACTTTATTCAGTACGAGGAATCTTCTGACATTCCACCTTTAAATTGTTAA
- the LOC107953098 gene encoding ras-related protein Rab11C encodes MAHRVDHEYDYLFKIVLIGDSGVGKSNILSRFTRNEFCLESKSTIGVEFATRTVQVEGKTVKAQIWDTAGQERYRAITSAYYRGAVGALLVYDITKRQTFDNVQRWLRELRDHADSSIVLMMAGNKSDLNHLRSVSEEDGHAVAEKEGLSFLETSALEATNIEKAFQTILNEIYHIVSKKALAAQEAAASASIPGQGTTINVGDESGNTKTACCST; translated from the exons ATGGCGCATAGAGTAGATCACGAGTACGATTACCTTTTCAAGATCGTGTTGATCGGCGATTCTGGAGTTGGAAAATCGAATATTCTCTCTAGGTTCACGAGAAATGAGTTTTGTTTGGAATCTAAATCCACTATCGGCGTCGAGTTCGCTACGAGAACTGTCCAG GTGGAGGGAAAGACTGTCAAAGCACAGATATGGGATACGGCTGGTCAAGAGAGGTATCGAGCTATCACTAGTGCTTACTACAGAGGGGCTGTTGGTGCACTTCTTGTCTATGACATAACCAAGAGGCAAACCTTTGATAATGTCCAGAGGTGGCTACGTGAATTAAGGGACCATGCGGATTCCAGCATCGTCCTTATGATGGCTGGTAACAAGTCCGACTTGAACCATCTTAGATCCGTTTCCGAAGAAGACGGTCATGCTGTGGCCGAGAAGGAAGGGCTTTCTTTCCTCGAAACATCGGCATTGGAAGCCACCAACATCGAGAAAGCATTCCAAACCATATTGAACGAGATCTATCATATTGTAAGCAAAAAGGCATTGGCGGCACAGGAAGCCGCTGCTAGTGCCTCGATTCCTGGTCAAGGAACCACTATTAACGTGGGTGATGAATCGGGGAACACTAAGACAGCATGCTGTTCTACTTAA